The DNA sequence CGTCCTCGATCAGGCCGTACTCCTGGGCGGCCCTTTTCAACCGGTCGCGCGCATCCACGACCTCGCGGAGATAGTTCTCGTGAGTCCCGACGATCGTGTCGACCTTGGGTTGGAACACGGTTACTGCGTCACGTGATACCGGATCGTCGCCACAAGGAGGAAGACTCCTCAATCTGGAAGCGATCCACCGACTCTCCTGCATCGTCCGGACCTGCTCGTCGATCCTCTGGTAGACGCTGGCCACGTTGTCGATGTCGATCTGCAGCATGAGCGAGTCGCTGGCGTTCCCCTGGGGGACGTGAGCGGATGTCTGCATAGCCGCAGACGGTAGATCAGTTCTCCATGGGTCGTTAGTGGATCGGCCGCAAAGGTTCGCAGATGCGAACTCGTCATCGCGTGCGGGCTACAGCTAGGTAGCTGGCAGCCAGAAGCTCGGCCCTGCGACACACGTCGTCGGCCGAGACCGGGCTCTGCTCGCCGTATCCAAGGGACTCCGCCTGGATCCGGACACTCGCCGTGTCGGCAGTGTCGAGGTACAGCTCGCACAACGCCGAGCGCTCCCGCTGCTCGACGATCCGAATTACCCCATAACCGTCAACAACCGTAACGATGACCCCTCCCGCTGTCGCCACCTCCGCGGCTGGACTCTGAATCGACTGCACGGTGTAGTTGTCACCAGAGTCGAAGTTTCCCCATGAGCACGCCCGGCTCGGGCCATCCGCCAGCGGGACGGTCGCAGGATTGTCACCCTCGACCCCGAGACGCTGTCGAAGCTCGGGGGTCATCGCCACACAGGGATCGACGTTCGCCACGTCGATCTCCGCCGGCCACGGCGGAAACGGCCCCTCCGACCCCGCAGCCCCACACCCCACGACCACCCCGCACACCACCAGCAGGACGAGAACGAGTCGGACCACCAGCGACGCTCCCCCGGACAGGAACAGGACCGCAGCAGGCTAGCCCGCCGTCGTCGTCCCCGGGCCCGTTCCGGTCAGGCCGCGGCCGCCGAGTCGTCCGGACGCCGGTGGTAGCTATCCACATAGGTCTGCTCCGACAGGTCCGCGATGGCGTCCATGATCTCGTCGGTGACCGCGCGCCGGATCGCCGGCGCGCCCTCCAGCCCGTCGTAGCGACTGAACTCCAACGGCCGCCCGAAGCGGATCTCGACGCGGGCCAGGCGCGGGAACAGCCGTCCGATCGGCTGCACGCGCTCGGTCCCGATCAGGCCGACGGGCACGACGACGGCCCCCGTTGACAGGGCCAGCGACGCGACGCCGGTGTGCCCGCGGTGCAGCTTGCCGTCGAGGGAGCGGGTGCCCTCCGGGTAGATGCCGAACGCACCGCCGCGCTCCAGGACCTCGCGTCCGGCCGCGAGTGCGGCGAGGCCGGCACGGGCGTTGGCCCGGTCGACCGGGATGTAGCCGAGCGCTCCCAGGAACGCCGCCATCAGGCGTCCGCGCAGGCCACGACCGGTGAAGTACTCGGCCTTGCCGAGGAAGGCGACCTGGCGCGGGGCGACGAGCGGGATGAACGCCGTGTCGACGGCCGCGCGGTGGTTCGCAGCGAGGATCACCGGCCCGGTGGCCGGGATGCGGTCCGCCCCGCGCACACGAGGCCGCCACACGAGCCGGACGACTGGCGCGAGGACGTAGCGGATGAACAGCTGCACCGTGAACCCCGATCGATGAGCGACGTCCACAACTCCGTGCAGGGGGACCCGACGTCCCGGCGCCGAACGACGCCCGATTCTGCTCCGTGACCGACCGGTGACGGAAGCCCCGCAGCCCGTTCAGTCCACGTCAGGATCGGCGAACTGGGCCCGCAGCGCCCGCAACGCCTCGCTGCGGGTCATCCCGGTCGCCTGCAGCAGGTCGATCGCGATCGAGCGGACCTGCGCGACGAGCACCGCCGCCGCCGACCCCGCGGGCGCCGTCTGCCCCTCCGCCGGCCGCACGACGACCGCACCCGGGTCGGCGAGGACCGGCGCGTGCTGCACGGCCTCCAGGATCGGGCCGCGGGCCTTCTCCCGGTCGCCGTCCTGCCCGAGCTCCCCGATCAGTGCCTCGACGGCGGCGGCGAGCTCGGTGATGGCGTCCGGCAGACCCGGCGGGACCGGTTCGCCGTCCTCGATCGCGGTCATCGCTCGCCGGGCGAGCACCCGGGCGTTGCGGTGGGCGTAGTCGGCCCGTTCGGCGAGGGTCCGGTAGCGGCGCAGCATGGCCCGGCGCGGCCGGTGCATCGGCGAGACCGTGACGACCTCGCCCGCGGAGCTGACGGCGGTGCGCAGCTCGTCGATGACGGCCTGGGTGTCGCGGGCCCGGGCCAGCGCCCGCGACGCGTTCTCCCGGTCGCCCTCACGCAGCGCCGTCGCGGTCTCGGTGAGCACGGTGACGAGGTCGTCGAGCACCCGGCGGGCGACCCGGCGCACGATCCGGACCGGGTGCGCGGGGATGACCGCGGCCACCAGGATCCCGGCGAGGCCACCGATCAGTGCGTCGATGCAGCGGTCGATCCCGCCGGTCTCGGTGGGCGGGAGCAGCGTCGTCACCAGCACCGCGGAGACCGCGGCCTGGTTGACGAACAACGTGCCGCCGTCGGTGAACACCGCGACGACCAGCGCGAGCGCGACGACGAGCACCAGCTGCCAGAGGCCGCTGCCGATCCGCGCGATCAGCAGGTCCCCGACCAGCACCCCGATGCTGACCCCGACGACGAGCTCGGCGGTGCGGCGCAGCCGCGAGTTGAGCGACATGCCCAGGCTGAGCACCGCCGCGATCGGCGCGAAGAACGGCCGCGTGTGACCGACCAGGTCACCGGCCACCCAGAGGGCGAGCCCGGCGGCCATGGAGCACTGCAGGATCGGCAGCCACGACGCGCGGACGCGCCGGGCGCCGGCCCGGCCACGTGAGCGGACCCGGTCCCACGCGGCCACGGGCGTCAGGACACGCCGAGGGCGGCGAGCGCCTCCGGGTCCGAGTCGGCGATCAGCGTGCGCAGCCGCTCGACCTCGGGGGCCTCCCCGATCGCCGTGGCGGCGCGCAGCAGCGCCCCGCAGGACCGCAGGAAGCCCCGGTTCGGCTCGTGCGACCACGGGACCGGGCCGAAGCCCTTCCAGCCGTTGCGGCGCAGCTGGTCCAGGCCACGGTGGTAACCGGTGCGGGCGTAGGCGTACGCGGCCACGGTCTCGCCGGCATCGAGGGCGCGCTCGGCGAGCACCGCCCAGGCGATCGACGACGACGGCGACCCCGCCGCCACCTCCGACGGGTCCTTGCCCGCCGCCA is a window from the Pseudonocardia sp. HH130629-09 genome containing:
- a CDS encoding DUF3558 family protein, with product MVRLVLVLLVVCGVVVGCGAAGSEGPFPPWPAEIDVANVDPCVAMTPELRQRLGVEGDNPATVPLADGPSRACSWGNFDSGDNYTVQSIQSPAAEVATAGGVIVTVVDGYGVIRIVEQRERSALCELYLDTADTASVRIQAESLGYGEQSPVSADDVCRRAELLAASYLAVARTR
- a CDS encoding lysophospholipid acyltransferase family protein, yielding MQLFIRYVLAPVVRLVWRPRVRGADRIPATGPVILAANHRAAVDTAFIPLVAPRQVAFLGKAEYFTGRGLRGRLMAAFLGALGYIPVDRANARAGLAALAAGREVLERGGAFGIYPEGTRSLDGKLHRGHTGVASLALSTGAVVVPVGLIGTERVQPIGRLFPRLARVEIRFGRPLEFSRYDGLEGAPAIRRAVTDEIMDAIADLSEQTYVDSYHRRPDDSAAAA
- a CDS encoding FUSC family protein, whose translation is MAAWDRVRSRGRAGARRVRASWLPILQCSMAAGLALWVAGDLVGHTRPFFAPIAAVLSLGMSLNSRLRRTAELVVGVSIGVLVGDLLIARIGSGLWQLVLVVALALVVAVFTDGGTLFVNQAAVSAVLVTTLLPPTETGGIDRCIDALIGGLAGILVAAVIPAHPVRIVRRVARRVLDDLVTVLTETATALREGDRENASRALARARDTQAVIDELRTAVSSAGEVVTVSPMHRPRRAMLRRYRTLAERADYAHRNARVLARRAMTAIEDGEPVPPGLPDAITELAAAVEALIGELGQDGDREKARGPILEAVQHAPVLADPGAVVVRPAEGQTAPAGSAAAVLVAQVRSIAIDLLQATGMTRSEALRALRAQFADPDVD
- a CDS encoding DUF3151 domain-containing protein, which translates into the protein MSLHGNLLEPDDTRLPVDPAAADLAAGKDPSEVAAGSPSSSIAWAVLAERALDAGETVAAYAYARTGYHRGLDQLRRNGWKGFGPVPWSHEPNRGFLRSCGALLRAATAIGEAPEVERLRTLIADSDPEALAALGVS